The following proteins are co-located in the Microbacterium sp. SORGH_AS_0888 genome:
- a CDS encoding acyl carrier protein has translation MSTNIDIKDVWTALVEGSGTDDADALLTALETRSFDELGYDSLAVLETGLRLRRDSGADVPDTQIANAQTAQELINLINSHLPAKTAEGAQQQ, from the coding sequence ATGAGTACGAACATCGACATCAAGGACGTCTGGACCGCGCTGGTCGAAGGTTCGGGCACAGACGACGCGGACGCCCTCCTCACCGCACTCGAGACAAGGTCCTTCGACGAACTCGGGTACGACTCGCTGGCCGTCCTCGAGACGGGGCTGCGGCTGCGCCGCGACAGTGGTGCCGATGTCCCCGACACGCAGATCGCCAACGCCCAGACGGCCCAGGAGCTGATCAACCTGATCAACTCTCACCTCCCGGCGAAAACCGCCGAAGGGGCACAGCAGCAATGA
- a CDS encoding beta-ketoacyl synthase: protein MGDRLDAIVTGVGIVAPGGATRESFWENTRRGQPATRTTTLCDPSPFRSKIAGEVDFDPIAGGLSSEEAEFLDRAAQLLVTAAAEAVADSSGALDDVRPERIGVYIGSAVGATMSMEEIYRLTSRDGELIEVDEILDRDLYQYFVPSSFVAEIARRFGARGPGELISNGCTSGIDALAQAMEAVRRGDVDVAIAGATEAPIAPITFACFDSIMATSNLNDTPESASRPYDATRAGFVLAEGAAVMIVESREHAERRTASTYATISGYGARANAFHMTGLKNDGTELAEAISASLAYAGIEPDQIDYVNAHGSGTTQNDIHETEAIKKALGARAYDVPVSSLKSMTGHSMGSIGAIEVAVCVLAIRDSFIPPTANLNEIDPVLDLDYVPNEGRSEKVDRVVSIASGFGGFQSALVIERAEYAE from the coding sequence GTGGGTGACCGGCTTGACGCGATCGTCACAGGCGTAGGCATCGTCGCACCTGGAGGGGCCACCCGGGAGAGCTTCTGGGAAAACACGCGCCGCGGCCAGCCTGCGACAAGGACAACCACGCTCTGCGATCCTTCTCCGTTCCGGTCAAAGATCGCTGGTGAGGTGGACTTCGACCCGATCGCCGGCGGACTCTCTTCAGAAGAGGCTGAGTTTCTCGATCGTGCTGCACAACTCCTCGTTACCGCGGCCGCCGAAGCGGTTGCGGACTCGAGCGGAGCTCTAGACGATGTGCGTCCTGAGCGAATCGGCGTCTACATCGGGTCAGCGGTGGGAGCAACGATGTCGATGGAGGAGATATACCGGCTCACGTCACGAGACGGTGAACTGATTGAGGTCGACGAGATCTTGGATCGTGACCTCTACCAGTACTTTGTCCCCAGCTCGTTCGTGGCGGAGATCGCCCGCCGGTTCGGGGCTCGTGGACCGGGAGAACTGATCTCGAACGGTTGCACCTCGGGTATCGACGCGCTTGCTCAAGCGATGGAGGCAGTGCGTCGAGGCGATGTCGACGTAGCGATCGCAGGAGCGACGGAAGCCCCGATCGCACCGATCACCTTCGCGTGTTTCGACTCCATCATGGCTACCTCCAATCTCAACGACACCCCCGAGTCGGCATCTCGGCCCTACGACGCCACGCGCGCGGGCTTCGTGCTGGCAGAAGGCGCCGCCGTGATGATCGTCGAAAGCCGTGAGCACGCAGAGCGTAGGACCGCGAGTACATACGCCACCATCTCCGGCTACGGTGCTCGAGCGAATGCCTTTCACATGACGGGCCTGAAGAACGACGGCACCGAGCTCGCGGAGGCTATCTCTGCCTCGCTCGCCTACGCCGGCATCGAACCTGATCAGATTGACTACGTCAACGCGCACGGCTCGGGTACCACCCAAAACGACATTCACGAGACAGAGGCGATAAAGAAGGCGCTGGGGGCGCGGGCCTACGACGTACCAGTCAGCTCACTGAAGTCAATGACGGGGCATTCTATGGGCTCAATCGGTGCGATCGAAGTGGCGGTATGTGTCCTCGCCATCCGGGACAGCTTTATCCCGCCGACCGCGAACCTCAATGAGATCGACCCTGTTCTCGACCTCGACTACGTGCCGAACGAGGGCCGCTCGGAGAAGGTCGATCGTGTGGTGTCGATTGCGAGCGGGTTCGGCGGGTTTCAGAGCGCACTCGTGATCGAAAGGGCTGAATATGCCGAGTGA
- a CDS encoding NAD(P)/FAD-dependent oxidoreductase, producing the protein MTQTQAHVDTEVSVIGAGPVGSLLSGILALNDIDVCIFDESVDVLEGPRAMAVNARAAQIFDVLDLKDGLLTASPSAFGHYGRQKVDLGCVDTPWPGMWPILQQALNQALIDWALEAGAQLVRGTRYLSSRMRPDGMVHAAFSGSLIKSSSSRILVGCDGEDSAVRLWTGMGQTAVAGERRFVTANVRAADMPTYRFEPFADGAVVSSGQIEDQLHRIMMHVPAAAPAITTARDVEIAWAQTTGAPLQGKVLSWGLQTDRRVVSDSFRDGEVVLAGDAAHSQLPVGGCSLNYGIEDAFNLAWRIKHTIDTGTSRLLDDYAAERKFAARRLHELVNTQVQELYETYLIDRGSAGTSSATGVQDPAAFLSGTDIDYSSCGTNTEKLLSPARVSLTHSQLLGLKDAQRSLQYSRIGSIDGSFRASPSLQKLRNIEQRSELHGPTSDQDFLLVRPDGYVLTNA; encoded by the coding sequence GTGACGCAGACTCAAGCGCATGTCGACACTGAGGTGAGCGTGATCGGAGCGGGACCAGTCGGCTCCTTGCTCTCCGGGATACTCGCCCTCAACGACATCGACGTGTGCATCTTCGACGAGAGTGTCGACGTCCTCGAAGGTCCGCGTGCTATGGCTGTGAACGCCCGCGCGGCGCAGATCTTCGATGTTCTCGATCTCAAGGATGGTCTCCTTACGGCGTCGCCGTCCGCTTTCGGCCACTACGGGCGCCAGAAGGTGGATCTCGGTTGCGTTGACACTCCGTGGCCCGGAATGTGGCCGATTCTTCAACAGGCCCTTAACCAAGCGCTGATCGATTGGGCCCTCGAGGCGGGTGCACAACTCGTGCGCGGCACACGCTACCTGTCGTCGCGCATGCGCCCTGACGGCATGGTCCACGCTGCCTTCAGCGGCAGCCTCATCAAGTCAAGCAGCTCCCGCATCTTGGTCGGGTGCGACGGTGAAGACAGCGCGGTGCGCTTGTGGACGGGAATGGGGCAGACAGCGGTCGCCGGTGAGCGACGGTTCGTCACCGCGAATGTGCGTGCTGCAGACATGCCGACCTACAGGTTCGAGCCGTTTGCCGACGGGGCTGTGGTCAGCTCAGGACAGATCGAAGATCAGCTGCACCGGATCATGATGCATGTTCCCGCTGCGGCACCCGCTATAACTACTGCGCGCGACGTGGAGATTGCATGGGCCCAGACGACGGGGGCACCGCTCCAAGGGAAGGTCCTCTCGTGGGGGTTACAAACGGACCGCAGAGTTGTGTCGGATTCGTTCCGTGACGGCGAGGTCGTCCTCGCCGGCGACGCGGCTCACAGTCAGCTTCCCGTGGGTGGGTGCTCGCTCAATTACGGGATAGAGGACGCCTTCAACCTCGCCTGGAGGATCAAGCACACCATCGACACAGGCACGTCGCGATTGCTCGATGACTATGCTGCCGAACGCAAATTCGCAGCGCGGCGACTCCACGAACTGGTGAACACACAGGTGCAGGAGCTCTACGAGACTTATCTAATCGATCGTGGCTCGGCCGGTACGTCGTCGGCCACGGGAGTACAAGACCCAGCCGCGTTCCTCTCAGGTACTGACATCGACTATTCGTCGTGCGGGACGAATACCGAGAAACTGCTGTCGCCTGCCAGAGTCTCTCTTACTCACTCGCAGCTACTCGGACTTAAGGACGCGCAAAGGTCACTCCAGTACAGCCGCATCGGCTCAATTGATGGATCCTTCCGGGCTTCTCCGTCACTGCAGAAGCTGCGCAACATCGAGCAGCGTTCCGAACTCCATGGTCCGACTTCGGATCAGGACTTCCTTCTCGTGCGACCCGACGGGTACGTGCTGACCAATGCTTAG
- a CDS encoding SDR family NAD(P)-dependent oxidoreductase, which produces MSIPNTRAKEEPARTAVVTGGTSGIGLSIVERLATLGYRIYFCARSADAVRDVQERFRKEGVSIEGTTVDVSNSSEVDSWITSISERETIIDAVINNAGTNGGGELGNISDQDWNRILSTNLNSVFFVTRALSRADLIPDFGRIVNIASTAGKQGIAYATPYSASKHAVIGFTKSLAKELAPRGVTVNAVCPGYVETPMAQRVREGYAEHYKKTEAEILDTFSAKIPLGRYSTPEEVAGLVLYLLTRDAASITGQALNVCGGLGNY; this is translated from the coding sequence ATGAGCATTCCCAACACGAGAGCGAAGGAAGAGCCCGCAAGAACTGCGGTCGTCACCGGCGGGACGAGCGGGATAGGACTGTCGATCGTTGAGCGACTGGCCACCTTGGGATACCGAATCTACTTCTGCGCACGATCGGCGGATGCTGTTCGTGACGTCCAGGAACGATTCCGAAAGGAGGGCGTCTCGATCGAAGGAACCACCGTCGACGTGTCCAACTCTTCAGAAGTGGACTCCTGGATCACATCGATCTCTGAACGAGAAACCATCATCGACGCTGTCATCAACAACGCCGGAACCAACGGTGGAGGTGAGCTGGGCAACATTAGCGATCAGGATTGGAACCGTATCCTGTCGACAAACCTCAACTCTGTCTTCTTTGTCACACGGGCCCTGTCCCGTGCGGATCTCATCCCCGACTTCGGGCGCATCGTCAACATCGCTTCCACTGCCGGCAAACAGGGGATCGCATATGCGACGCCATACTCGGCGTCAAAGCACGCGGTGATCGGCTTTACCAAGTCGCTCGCCAAAGAACTCGCTCCGCGTGGCGTCACCGTCAATGCGGTATGCCCCGGATATGTGGAAACCCCCATGGCTCAACGCGTTCGAGAGGGGTATGCCGAGCACTACAAGAAGACCGAGGCGGAGATCCTCGACACATTCTCGGCCAAGATCCCGCTGGGACGTTACAGCACGCCCGAGGAGGTCGCTGGTCTCGTGCTCTACCTACTGACTCGAGATGCGGCGTCGATCACTGGCCAAGCTCTGAACGTCTGCGGCGGCCTGGGCAACTACTGA
- a CDS encoding acyltransferase domain-containing protein: MSASVRRPIAFLSGGQGSQFVGMGIAQFENDVVFRSTVKALLAGPRLASILDAWLEGSQEAFTRSAYTQPLLVALGIASARSLASRGLYPSALLGHSAGEFSLAVFAGLIDDEATRVVLARRSEILDEGPSGSMRAVRSDSETITSLLREHGLRAWIAAENSPTQCLVSAELGVLEKLAEIAQARSILTVPAMSDMPFHSPLVKEKALQLEESLSTARLSSLRVPMVSGSTGSWVSDAQSEQANFWAEQLWRPVKFWSALDMLLNDDWIIVDLGPGTGLSAIAASHPKVRSGQSEVVSLMPTKGANSFTDWVEKIQYVQKNSL, translated from the coding sequence TTGAGCGCCTCGGTACGACGTCCTATTGCATTCCTCTCTGGGGGTCAAGGTTCGCAATTTGTCGGGATGGGTATTGCGCAATTCGAGAATGACGTCGTGTTCCGGAGCACCGTGAAGGCTCTGCTTGCAGGACCACGGTTGGCTTCGATCCTCGATGCCTGGCTGGAGGGTTCGCAAGAGGCATTCACGCGGTCTGCCTACACGCAGCCGTTGCTGGTCGCGCTTGGCATCGCATCGGCGCGGTCCCTCGCATCCCGCGGGCTCTATCCGAGCGCCCTACTCGGGCACAGTGCAGGAGAGTTCTCGCTCGCTGTCTTTGCCGGCTTGATTGATGACGAGGCTACACGGGTTGTGCTTGCACGTCGATCCGAAATTCTGGATGAGGGCCCGAGTGGGTCGATGCGGGCCGTACGAAGTGACTCTGAAACAATTACCTCGCTGCTTCGAGAACACGGTCTTCGGGCATGGATAGCAGCAGAGAACTCCCCCACACAGTGCCTTGTCTCCGCGGAACTCGGCGTTCTAGAAAAACTTGCAGAAATAGCGCAAGCGCGATCGATCCTTACAGTTCCCGCGATGTCCGACATGCCGTTCCACTCGCCGCTTGTGAAGGAGAAGGCACTCCAGCTCGAAGAGTCACTAAGCACGGCCCGTCTATCCAGCCTGCGAGTCCCGATGGTCTCAGGTTCGACCGGGAGTTGGGTTTCTGACGCGCAGAGTGAACAGGCCAATTTCTGGGCCGAGCAACTGTGGCGGCCTGTGAAGTTCTGGTCGGCCCTGGACATGCTGCTCAACGACGACTGGATCATCGTCGATCTTGGTCCGGGCACAGGCCTCTCGGCGATCGCCGCGAGCCATCCGAAGGTGAGATCAGGGCAGTCCGAGGTCGTCTCACTTATGCCCACCAAAGGCGCCAACTCTTTCACTGACTGGGTCGAGAAGATCCAGTATGTCCAGAAGAATAGCCTGTAA
- a CDS encoding MarR family winged helix-turn-helix transcriptional regulator — protein MGIRDTSDSMERSAERALKTVKKFVLYTLPSCRQVARDFNLKSTDLQILHLIHLRSSPTTAATLCSMSGLPSSTMTRILDRLEERGFIVRLAALEDRRLRLISTVPERVESIIAQFAPAKNKIEEELSRCSEGELDRLREFLEGVTTVQFLLMNYRATRSQPKERIR, from the coding sequence ATGGGAATTCGCGACACCTCGGACTCGATGGAACGTTCAGCAGAACGCGCTTTGAAGACCGTCAAGAAATTCGTACTATATACACTCCCCAGTTGCCGTCAAGTTGCGCGCGACTTCAACCTGAAGTCTACCGATCTTCAGATTCTGCATCTCATTCATCTGAGAAGCTCACCCACAACGGCAGCCACGCTATGCTCCATGTCAGGCTTGCCCTCCAGCACCATGACTAGAATCCTCGATCGTCTTGAGGAACGCGGCTTCATCGTCCGCCTCGCGGCCTTGGAAGACCGGCGGCTTCGACTGATTTCGACAGTGCCCGAGCGTGTGGAATCAATCATCGCGCAATTCGCCCCGGCTAAGAACAAGATCGAAGAAGAACTCTCCCGCTGCTCGGAAGGAGAGCTCGATCGGCTCCGCGAATTTCTCGAAGGCGTTACTACGGTTCAGTTTCTACTGATGAATTATCGAGCGACGAGATCACAGCCAAAGGAGAGAATTCGATGA
- a CDS encoding SRPBCC family protein, which produces MIERETAHEIRVEARAERIYDFLSDVTRWADIFPPTIYAERVESSERQELIQIWATANGTVRTWRSRRTFEPEKLRITFAQTQSAAPVIEMSGTWEILAEGEGTSIVKLGHAFTAHTKDDADFIDAAVDTNSQKELESLREFFAVPEAEYLHGRVEEALPVSASADDAFEFLLRADRWAERIPHVVDATLTRFDTGGELLRLVTQAKDGSTHETASYRVVLSDSSIVYKQIETPGALVSHRGEWHVFAEDGQTFVKSVHEYAVTRATVTNLLGPEASLAKAIEIAGTNLMHNSTQTIKLIGSTTAKVAE; this is translated from the coding sequence ATGATCGAACGAGAAACCGCCCACGAGATTCGTGTCGAGGCCCGCGCTGAGCGTATCTACGACTTCCTCTCGGACGTAACTCGGTGGGCTGACATCTTTCCGCCGACCATATACGCCGAGCGAGTGGAATCGTCCGAGCGTCAGGAACTCATCCAGATCTGGGCGACGGCAAACGGCACCGTACGCACCTGGCGATCCCGCCGTACCTTCGAACCGGAGAAGCTGCGAATCACGTTTGCTCAGACGCAGTCCGCTGCGCCGGTGATCGAGATGTCGGGAACGTGGGAAATTCTCGCTGAGGGAGAAGGCACCTCAATTGTGAAACTCGGGCATGCCTTCACCGCGCACACGAAAGACGACGCCGACTTCATCGATGCAGCCGTAGACACGAACAGTCAAAAAGAGCTGGAATCTCTCCGAGAGTTCTTCGCGGTTCCGGAGGCTGAGTATCTACATGGACGTGTCGAGGAAGCGCTGCCGGTGTCAGCGTCGGCAGATGACGCGTTCGAGTTCCTTCTTCGAGCCGATCGATGGGCTGAGCGGATTCCGCATGTCGTCGATGCGACCCTGACGCGGTTCGACACCGGTGGGGAGCTACTCCGGCTCGTCACGCAGGCGAAGGATGGATCCACCCACGAGACCGCTTCGTATCGTGTGGTCTTGTCTGATTCGTCGATCGTGTACAAGCAGATAGAAACCCCTGGAGCGCTAGTCAGCCATCGTGGAGAGTGGCACGTCTTCGCGGAAGACGGCCAGACGTTCGTGAAGAGCGTGCATGAGTACGCGGTAACCCGGGCGACTGTGACGAATCTCCTCGGCCCGGAGGCCTCACTCGCCAAGGCCATCGAAATCGCCGGCACGAACCTTATGCACAACAGCACGCAGACGATCAAACTGATCGGCTCTACAACCGCGAAGGTCGCTGAGTGA
- a CDS encoding ACP S-malonyltransferase, translated as MTTHIAIAPGHASSMNDVMRRLEHYISIPNQRNSITALSRDAGFDLKRALAAYGKAEPLANRFAQPLQFLLGYAAWTSVNDHHRIVDGVAGHSLGEFLAIAIAGSVSWPDSLRLVSRCGMVMDAVHRIRPGAMSALLGFNVTETSQLCADALGAVPGALGIANVNLADQIVVSGDLRCVEELERRAQTREGKRVVRLGIAGAAHSSIYAGHDPMHATLRRISIAHPRVPLYLSTRSGRISGADDVRLALAEILTHRVDWVRTLGSIAAEHSDFSLELIFPDRGMTSILRRAGYSNRAV; from the coding sequence ATGACGACGCACATCGCCATCGCCCCAGGCCATGCATCATCGATGAATGATGTAATGCGGCGACTTGAGCACTATATCAGTATCCCTAATCAGCGAAATTCCATCACGGCCCTCTCGCGCGATGCTGGCTTTGACCTGAAACGCGCTCTGGCCGCATACGGAAAGGCAGAGCCTCTAGCGAATCGCTTCGCACAGCCTCTTCAGTTCCTTCTCGGCTATGCCGCTTGGACGTCGGTCAATGACCACCACAGGATTGTCGACGGCGTCGCTGGCCACAGCCTCGGCGAGTTTCTGGCCATCGCGATCGCCGGATCGGTGAGTTGGCCCGACAGCCTTCGGTTAGTTTCGCGCTGTGGCATGGTTATGGACGCCGTGCACCGGATCAGGCCGGGCGCGATGAGCGCCCTGCTCGGTTTCAACGTGACTGAGACATCGCAGCTGTGCGCAGACGCCCTTGGCGCTGTCCCGGGTGCGCTGGGGATCGCCAATGTCAACCTGGCCGATCAAATCGTCGTCAGTGGCGATCTCCGGTGCGTGGAGGAACTGGAACGACGCGCCCAGACCAGGGAGGGGAAGCGGGTCGTTCGTCTCGGTATCGCTGGGGCGGCACACTCGTCGATCTATGCCGGTCACGATCCGATGCACGCCACCTTACGGAGAATATCGATCGCGCATCCGAGGGTCCCACTGTATCTCTCCACACGCTCAGGACGCATTTCAGGCGCGGACGATGTCCGGCTGGCCCTCGCGGAAATCCTTACTCATCGCGTGGATTGGGTTCGAACTCTCGGATCCATCGCGGCTGAGCATTCCGACTTCTCACTGGAACTGATCTTCCCAGATCGAGGGATGACGAGCATTCTCAGACGCGCCGGTTATTCGAACCGAGCAGTCTGA
- a CDS encoding TcmI family type II polyketide cyclase, with product MPLHTSLIVAKLNTDRLDEIGNLFTEFDRSHMPERMGTVRRQLFTFHDLYFHLQDFETEDGTDRIESAKTDPAFVQISKDLRQYFEPYDPNWQSPKDAIANRFYHWERSRG from the coding sequence ATGCCGCTTCACACGTCTCTCATCGTCGCAAAACTGAACACGGATCGGCTCGACGAAATCGGAAACCTGTTCACCGAGTTCGACCGATCACACATGCCAGAACGAATGGGCACCGTGCGGCGGCAACTCTTCACTTTCCACGACCTCTACTTTCACCTGCAGGATTTCGAGACCGAAGACGGCACTGATCGCATCGAATCCGCAAAGACGGACCCGGCTTTCGTGCAGATCAGCAAGGATCTTCGCCAGTACTTCGAGCCCTATGACCCGAACTGGCAGAGCCCGAAGGACGCGATCGCGAACCGCTTTTACCACTGGGAGCGTTCTCGTGGGTGA
- a CDS encoding FAD-dependent oxidoreductase, which produces MPHRKKLSADVLVVGAGPSGLSLATELELRGISVVLVDREHRATPESRALGLTIGTLEYLLSRGQIGRFGELRGRDQVHFAGFPLSTAAIPSDLSPAIEVPQFRTEEILTAWLEEAGGSITRGQELIDFSQNDDGVVSLLADDDEVRTEVKSKFIVGCDGSKSTVRSIAGLDFEISKPSVQMLLGDFLDSDLSDNPFGKRNERGMVMSGPIGNGAVRVIVAEFGAPLLERGQTLEGEEIADAYERVLGERFTWKALHWGSSFTDSSGLAESLVDRRAILIGDAAHIHLPAGGQGMNVSILDAAGLGWRLAQAVRHDSPDLLSTFDDERSAAARALITNTQAQGQLFLRGAEVDSLRGVFATLLDEPRSAAKLARAVSSIDVKYAFDYAEDDDAIGWQALSGSFPAVTREEKASGLQRNGEWLFVSTDRPDPEQSALLTGADVRCLETSAILLETGRGQQDRLAVLLRPDGVVAWTDRTNASIDAVLRHWAIGIDHD; this is translated from the coding sequence ATGCCCCACCGCAAGAAGTTGTCCGCGGACGTCCTGGTGGTGGGTGCTGGGCCCTCCGGGCTCTCTCTTGCCACAGAGTTGGAGCTCCGTGGCATTTCTGTCGTGCTCGTGGACCGTGAGCATCGTGCGACCCCCGAATCCCGGGCCTTGGGTCTGACGATCGGCACCCTGGAGTATCTGCTCTCCCGAGGCCAGATCGGCAGGTTTGGAGAGCTTCGAGGGCGCGACCAGGTGCACTTCGCCGGATTCCCACTCTCAACGGCCGCGATCCCATCTGATCTCTCGCCCGCGATCGAGGTCCCTCAGTTCCGCACCGAGGAGATCCTGACAGCGTGGTTGGAGGAAGCCGGCGGTTCGATCACTCGAGGCCAGGAGCTCATCGACTTTTCACAGAACGATGACGGCGTAGTGAGCCTGCTGGCCGACGACGATGAGGTTCGGACGGAAGTGAAGTCGAAGTTCATCGTGGGGTGCGACGGTTCAAAGAGCACCGTCCGTTCGATCGCAGGCCTCGATTTCGAGATCTCGAAGCCCTCCGTACAAATGCTGCTTGGCGACTTCCTCGACAGCGACCTCTCCGACAACCCGTTCGGCAAGAGGAACGAGCGCGGCATGGTCATGTCGGGACCGATCGGTAACGGCGCGGTACGAGTCATCGTCGCGGAGTTCGGTGCTCCTCTTCTTGAACGTGGACAGACGCTCGAAGGAGAAGAGATCGCGGACGCCTACGAACGCGTGCTCGGTGAGAGGTTCACCTGGAAGGCCCTTCACTGGGGCAGCTCCTTCACCGACTCGTCGGGTCTGGCCGAGTCGCTTGTTGACCGACGCGCGATCCTCATCGGCGACGCCGCACACATTCACCTTCCTGCGGGAGGTCAGGGGATGAACGTGTCCATCCTGGATGCGGCGGGGCTTGGCTGGCGGCTCGCCCAGGCCGTTCGTCATGACTCGCCAGATCTCCTAAGTACGTTCGATGACGAGAGGTCGGCTGCGGCGCGCGCTCTCATCACGAACACGCAGGCTCAAGGGCAGCTCTTCCTGCGTGGCGCCGAAGTGGACTCGCTACGAGGGGTGTTCGCGACACTGCTCGATGAGCCTCGCAGTGCCGCGAAACTCGCGCGGGCGGTGAGCAGCATCGACGTCAAGTATGCCTTCGATTACGCGGAGGACGACGACGCGATTGGGTGGCAGGCGCTGTCGGGGAGCTTCCCCGCTGTGACGCGCGAGGAGAAAGCCTCCGGTCTGCAGAGGAACGGCGAATGGTTGTTCGTCTCGACCGATAGGCCCGATCCGGAGCAGAGCGCTCTGCTGACGGGTGCCGATGTCCGTTGTCTTGAGACGAGCGCCATCCTGCTCGAGACGGGACGAGGGCAACAGGATCGCCTCGCGGTCCTGTTGCGTCCCGACGGTGTCGTCGCATGGACCGATCGTACAAACGCTTCGATCGATGCGGTCCTTCGCCATTGGGCCATCGGAATCGATCACGACTAA
- a CDS encoding beta-ketoacyl synthase N-terminal-like domain-containing protein, with the protein MGVASPHGSTVTKLWRSALRGDVTINEVSAFDASSYRASLGGEVSDFSLEDVPGMLRPRTDRSTQLALVAAQRALESAADDYHQTDPYRRSIVTANSAGGYAFGEKELRHLYQRGPSYVSTAQSYAWFYAVNTGQLSIRYGFKGRCSTLVADSAGGLDAIWEGARLLRQGQEIVLAGAIESFFSPLAWVSMESTGRVSERRNPSESYLPFDERAGGFVPAEGGAYLLLSPNRPDEKVGKALRISGHGKTMTVDELGSQALARAIRLALESAELTPQDIDIVFADGAGVKSEDDQEAAAITEVFGEQGVPVTAPKTGFGRAGSGVGALDSVLAALTLRSKTIPPTPGVSIKNGTGLDLVTARRKLPSARHALVLARGVPIFNSALVISAE; encoded by the coding sequence GTGGGCGTGGCAAGTCCTCATGGCAGCACCGTCACGAAACTGTGGCGGAGCGCGCTACGCGGTGACGTCACCATCAACGAGGTCAGTGCATTCGACGCATCGTCTTACCGTGCCTCGCTGGGGGGTGAGGTATCAGACTTTTCTCTCGAGGACGTGCCAGGGATGCTCCGTCCCCGTACCGACCGCTCCACCCAGCTGGCGCTCGTCGCTGCCCAGCGTGCCCTTGAGAGCGCGGCCGATGACTATCACCAAACGGACCCGTATCGCCGTTCCATCGTGACGGCAAACTCAGCCGGCGGGTATGCGTTCGGCGAGAAAGAGCTACGCCATCTCTACCAGAGGGGCCCTTCGTACGTAAGCACCGCCCAGTCTTACGCCTGGTTCTACGCGGTAAATACTGGGCAGCTTTCCATTCGATACGGCTTCAAGGGGAGGTGCTCGACGCTCGTCGCTGATTCGGCCGGCGGACTCGATGCGATCTGGGAGGGCGCGCGTCTGCTGCGTCAAGGCCAGGAAATCGTCCTCGCGGGAGCAATCGAGAGCTTCTTCTCGCCATTGGCGTGGGTATCCATGGAAAGTACGGGTCGGGTAAGTGAGCGGCGCAATCCCTCAGAGTCGTATCTTCCCTTCGACGAACGCGCAGGAGGATTCGTTCCAGCTGAAGGTGGCGCCTATCTCCTCCTAAGTCCAAATCGACCTGATGAGAAGGTCGGCAAAGCGCTTCGCATCAGCGGTCACGGTAAGACGATGACGGTTGACGAGCTAGGTTCGCAGGCGCTTGCTAGAGCGATCCGACTCGCGCTGGAAAGTGCGGAGCTGACGCCGCAAGACATCGATATCGTCTTCGCCGACGGAGCCGGAGTGAAGTCCGAAGACGATCAGGAGGCAGCGGCGATCACTGAGGTCTTTGGAGAACAGGGCGTCCCCGTAACCGCGCCGAAGACTGGCTTCGGTCGCGCCGGCTCGGGAGTGGGCGCTCTCGATTCCGTACTCGCGGCGCTCACATTGCGGTCCAAGACGATCCCTCCGACACCCGGGGTGTCCATCAAGAACGGAACAGGACTCGATCTCGTTACGGCTCGCAGGAAGCTACCATCTGCGCGTCATGCGCTTGTATTGGCGCGCGGAGTGCCGATATTCAATTCCGCGCTAGTCATCAGCGCGGAATAA